The genomic stretch AAGGATATGGTCTTGTAAATACCACAGGCCTTGGCAATCTCTTTTAGATATTTGTTTGTCTTTTGATTGGAGAGTACAGGTAGTATTTTAGTATCGGTCTCTGGACTGTCCCAATACTTTTCAATGATTTCTTTTGCTTTGGGCAATAAAGGCAATTTCACACTTTCCAATGTTTTTTCCCTTTTGGTATAGATCCATTGGTTTCCATCAATACCAAGTACCAGTTGGTTCTTTTCAAGTTCCCGAACATCTATATAGGATAGACCAGTATAACAGGCGAAAAGAAATGCATCCTTGACCTTTTCATATCCTGCTCCAGTAAAGCCCGTTTCTTCAATGCGCTTAAGTTCCCTTTCCGTTAGATAACTGCGTTCGGTTTTATGAAACCGGAGCTTATAGTTAATGAAAGGGTCTTTGTCCAACCATTCCAACTTGACGCCCAGCTTGACCATTTTCATTAAACGCTCCAAGTGTTTCATTGCTCCATTATTGGTACATTTCTTACCCTTTTGGAGTTGTGGGCCGTTCAATAGATAATGTTCAAAATCAGTAATGAATTTATAGTTCAATTGTTTCAATCGGATGTCGGGGAGTTTGTATTTGGATTCCAAAAAGCGAAAAAGATACTTTTTGGTCCCATAATAGTTCTTCATCGTTCCGGGGCGGAGCACACTCTTTTGTGTTTTATTATGATACTCGATAAGTTCATGCAGGGTACTATGTTGCTCGTCCTGCCCTAGATAACGGGCTTTGATTGCCTGTGCCGTGATCATCTTTTCTTCCCGCAACAATACCTTATGGGTGTCCATGATTGCAGCATACACCTCATCAAGATAGCTGTTCAATAAACGGGCCTTATGGGTAAGTCCATGGAGCCTTCCCTTGTTTTCGTCCCATTCATTCACCGAAACATAGCGTTTCAGACTGATTTCTGCCCTCTTCCCATTGACGGTGATACGGGCATAAATGGTCAACTTTTGGGGATTATTTGAAATATCCCGTGTGAAGAGAAGTACTTTTAAAGTGTTGGAATTGCGCATAATACATAACTTTTGGGTTTGACAAAACAGGTTTGTAAAACACCCATGAACAGCGTCAAACGCTATCTAAATTATGCACAATGAACGTACCGAACCATTCACCGAACTCTACACCTTTTATATGGTTTTAAATGAATTCAATTGAATGCAATAAAAACAAAAAGCACTGTCAATCAGTCAGTTGACAGTGCTTTGATACCACCTATTTAGTGGTTCGTCGGGATGACTGGATTCGAACCAGCGACCACACGCACCCCATGCGTGTACGCTACCAGACTGCGCCACATCCCGAAATCAGCAAAATGCTGATAAAAATCCAAAAAAATAATACCCAAATTTCAATTCCGTCTTACTGCCAAGCAGTCTGGGTACCGGACGGAGTCCATCCTGAGCGTAGCCGAAGGGCCACATCCCGAAAACGGACTGCAAAAATAAAAATTTTGACGACATTTCAACCTTCTGCCAATAAAACTTTTATCGGCAAATATGAAGAGGTATGTTTCCGCATCAAGTATATGAACCCCGTCTACTCGCGATATAAGGTAAAGTGTCCAACAAAGCGTTGTTTTTCAGTGTCGTTTGCATTGACCACATACCAATAATCACCTGTTGGAAGAGGGTTACCGTCGTAGTTACCGTCCCATTTTTTCACTTGATCTAAACGAGCCACTACCCTACCATAGCGATCATAAATGATCACATCTATATTCGGGAAAAATTCGCGGTTTCCAGGATACCAAAAGTCGTTCATGTTATCCCCGTCCGGGGTAAAGAAATTCGGCATTTCGGGCATTCCCTCAAAGTTAAAGGGCATTACCAATGTTGCCTCGCATCCATTTTGATCACGAACCATTATGGTTATATTGGAATCTTCGGTTATATTGAAAATGTTCTCCTCGCCATAAGATTCCCCTTGGAAGAAATATTCGTATCCACCAAAGCCTCCCGTCGCAATTGCGGTAACCTCATTCGGACCGGTTTTGGAGGCTTCCAAAGTCAAAGGTTCGTAAGATTCCACTTCAAACTCTACAAACGTGACACATCCATTTGCATGATAAATATAAACGGTATGTTCCCCTGCTGGTAAATCACCAAAGGTTCGCTGGTTTGTGGCCATCTGTACATCGTCCACATCCAAAGAGAACAATAAATCCGATAGTTGTGAACCATCCGCAATATTGATGGTGACCGTACTATTTGGGAATATGCCTTCGCAACCATATTCCACCAATGGTTCAGCAATAATGTCAACTCCCACTCCAATTTCAGCGATCACGTTGGTTTGGCAACCATTGGCATCGCGAACAAAAACGACATAACTCTCACCTCCTTGGAGGTTGTCAAAGAAAAGACTATCGTTTTGTACAAAATCCGCATCGTCCGCTGAATTGACACTGGTATAGTAAGGTGCTGTTCCTCCGGTTATCTCAAGAGTCATACTTCCATCACCGTCTCCCA from Flagellimonas oceani encodes the following:
- a CDS encoding site-specific integrase; this translates as MRNSNTLKVLLFTRDISNNPQKLTIYARITVNGKRAEISLKRYVSVNEWDENKGRLHGLTHKARLLNSYLDEVYAAIMDTHKVLLREEKMITAQAIKARYLGQDEQHSTLHELIEYHNKTQKSVLRPGTMKNYYGTKKYLFRFLESKYKLPDIRLKQLNYKFITDFEHYLLNGPQLQKGKKCTNNGAMKHLERLMKMVKLGVKLEWLDKDPFINYKLRFHKTERSYLTERELKRIEETGFTGAGYEKVKDAFLFACYTGLSYIDVRELEKNQLVLGIDGNQWIYTKREKTLESVKLPLLPKAKEIIEKYWDSPETDTKILPVLSNQKTNKYLKEIAKACGIYKTISFHSARHTFATTVTLSNGVPIETVSKMLGHTKLSTTQIYARVLEHKIGEDMQNLIEHMQTKKAAEG